A DNA window from Betta splendens chromosome 6, fBetSpl5.4, whole genome shotgun sequence contains the following coding sequences:
- the LOC114857678 gene encoding interleukin-17 receptor A yields the protein MPDSQLVVSTLEACCTVYATMGHVPLFCFWVTAGLAMSPSPWILDKRLSCSRPMEGLDHCRISDCSDKLLAESRLLVPTGPDLVDEYYGVGMDKHGLVPVVTVQWKLKSDASIFNLNGSEISILDETTNQSICVQYFFSIHQQLAPNDTRWTFSLDGVVVEPEHTYSVSVLNLPQPRIGHTEISVRQITVPGCNNKTIQTARVCQENGSLWDPSTTTAVSVDREHERLSIIVTFKTAQYSENYQVSIQSHHFYCSENVSMENRTSVNVTLEFGLWELSQCELLLRIQPFFVQCKNDCWSPTKIINYCHYYPPRTLIIKAVVVLLFIYGFIVYSLWRAVHKGPVNTSSSAAKEQPEGSQVRERKRVLVIYSLDHPLYRNIVLKFCAFLVSTCGTEVVLDLLDSTRLGVLGSIQWLDWRRQQMQSSSDKILILCSRGVQAKWRAMCGDKQVSLREDARSPVGDMLTPALSLMVPHFIRSASFEKYIIAYFDGVCSEDDVPSPFNITVRYKIMKQFEELFFRILDTEKHRPGSVNCIEGLSEDTYHQCSSGRALRDAIQAFRTYQLQHPQWFEDELLERTEQEVEEASAVTYGTAKTQHLLTNSIPDSTQVLSLLNIKESDFTVERTTLYTEQLCMSCSLEVNSVI from the exons CTGCACCGTCTATGCCACGATGGGCCACGTTCCGCTTTTCTGTTTCTGGGTCACAGCTGGACTGGCAATGTCGCCTTCACCTTGGATTCTGGACAAACGCCTGAGCTGCAGTCGACCG ATGGAGGGTCTGGACCACTGTCGAATCA GTGACTGCTCAGATAAACTCCTGGCTGAGTCTCGTCTACTGGTTCCCACCGGCCCAGACCTGGTGGACGAGTATTATGGAGTTGGGATGGACAAACATGGGCTCGTTCCTGTCGTCACTGTGCAATGGAAGCTGAAATCAGATG CTAGTATATTTAATCTTAATGGATCAGAGATAAGTATTCTAGATGAAACAACGAATCAAAGtatatgtgtacagtatttcttCAGTATCCACCAACAACTGGCTCCCAACGATACACGG TGGACCTTTTCCTTGGATGGAGTTGTGGTGGAGCCTGAGCACACATACAGCGTGTCAGTGTTAAATTTACCTCAACCCAGGATTGGACATACAGAAATAAGCGTAAGGCAAATTACAGTCCCAG GATGTAACAATAAGACAATCCAAACAGCCCGAGTGTGTCAGGAAAATG GGAGTCTGTGGGACCCCAGCACGACCACTGCTGTGTCTGTTGACAGAGAACATGAGAGGTTGTCCATTATAGTGACTTTTAAGACAGCACAGTATTCAGAGAACTATCAGGTTTCCATCCAGAGTCACCACTTCTACTGCTCAGAGAATGTTTCCATG gaaaacaggacaTCAGTGAATGTGACCTTAGAGTTTGGTTTGTGGGAGCTCTCCCAGTGTGAACTGCTGTTGAGA ATTCAGCCATTTTTTGTACAGTGCAAAAATGACTGTTGGAGCCCCACAAAAATAATCAATTACTGCCACT ATTATCCTCCAAGGACTTTAATTATAAAGGCTGTCGTGGTGCTGCTTTTCATCTACGGCTTCATTGTTTATTCACTGTGGAGAGCAGTTCATAAAG GTCCCGTGAACACGTCCTCCTCTGCCGCTAAAGAACAGCCAGAGGGCTCCCAGGTGCGGGAGAGGAAGCGAGTCCTCGTCATCTACTCCCTCGACCACCCCTTGTATCGAAACATTGTTCTCAAGTTTTGCGCCTTCCTGGTGAGCACGTGCGGCACCGAGGTGGTGCTGGATCTGTTGGACTCTACCCGACTGGGAGTGCTGGGGAGCATCCAGTGGCTGGATTGGCGCAGGCAGCAAATGCAGAGCTCCTCCGATAAGATACTCATCCTGTGCTCACGGGGGGTGCAGGCCAAGTGGAGAGCCATGTGCGGCGACAAGCAGGTTTCTCTGCGAGAAGACGCCCGCTCACCTGTAGGCGACATGCTCACTCCAGCGCTCAGCCTCATGGTGCCTCACTTCATCCGATCGGCTTCTTTTGAAAAGTACATCATAGCCTATTTTGATGGCGTTTGTTCCGAAGATGATGTTCCTTCACCTTTCAACATCACAGTGCGCTACAAAATCATGAAGCAGTTTGAGGAGCTCTTTTTCAGGATCCTGGACACAGAAAAGCACCGGCCGGGGAGTGTGAACTGCATTGAAGGGCTCTCAGAGGACACCTATCACCAGTGCTCGTCAGGCAGAGCCCTGCGGGACGCGATACAGGCCTTCAGAACCTACCAGCTGCAGCATCCGCAGTGGTTTGAGGATGAGTTACTGGAACGCACAGAGCAGGAGGTCGAGGAGGCCTCTGCTGTAACCTATGGGACTGCAAAAACCCAACACCTACTTACAAATTCTATACCTGACTCAACCCAAGTCCTCAGCCTTCTAAACATAAAGGAAAGCGACTTCACTGTAGAGAGAACGAcactctacacagagcagctgtgtatGAGCTGCTCGCTTGAAGTCAACTCTGTGATTTGA
- the LOC114857681 gene encoding troponin I, slow skeletal muscle-like: MLAAESEAKKQEKQRVVNECFPPLQLSGLSVQELQDLCKELHQKIDVIDEARYDMEVKVAKNDQEIQSLSHKIVELKGMKRPSLKRVKKTADDMLGAYSDTSKLMKADFKVNLKTVKKEDDKREEVTDWRKNVEAMSGMEGRKKLFDAGQ, from the exons ATGCTGGCGGCTGAGAGCGAAGCAAAGAAGCAGGAGAAACAGAGGGTGGTGAACGAGTGCTTCCCGCCGCTGCAGCTGTCAGGTCTCTCCGTGCAGGAGCTCCAG GATCTTTGCAAAGAACTGCATCAAAAGATTGATGTTATTGATGAAGCTCGTTACGACATGGAGGTCAAGGTGGCCAAAAATGATCAAGAG ATCCAGTCGCTGAGTCATAAGATCGTTGAGCTGAAGGGAATGAAGAGGCCGAGTCTGAAGCGGGTAAAGAAAACGGCTGACGACATGCTGGGCGCGTACAGCGACACCTCCAAGCTGATGAAGGCCGACTTCAAGGTCAACCTGAAAACGGTGAAGAAAGAGGACGATAAG agggaggaggtgaccGACTGGCGCAAGAACGTGGAGGCCATGTCTGGAATGGAGGGCAGGAAGAAGCTGTTTGATGCAGGACAATAA
- the tnni4b.2 gene encoding troponin I4b, tandem duplicate 2: MLEKEKEEKAVERETTLRGTVPALQMSGLTVQELQALCRELQKKIDVVDEERYDIEVKVAKNSKEIETLSQKVFDLKGKMKRPALKRVKISADAMLKALLGSKVKECVDFKANLKTVKKEEEKKEEVTDWRKNVEAKSGMEGRKKLFDAGQSV; this comes from the exons ATGttagagaaggagaaggaggagaaagcagTGGAGAGAGAAACCACCTTACGTGGGACAGTCCCTGCACTCCAGATGTCGGGTTTGACTGTTCAGGAGCTTCAG GCTCTGTGCAGAGAACTCCAGAAAAAGATTGATGTAGTAGATGAGGAGCGCTATGACATCGAAGTCAAAGTGGCCAAAAACAGCAAAGAG ATCGAAACTCTGTCGCAGAAGGTCTTCGACCTGAAGGGCAAGATGAAGAGACCTGCACTCAAGAGGGTGAAGATCTCTGCTGACGCCATGCTGAAAGCGCTGCTCGGCTCCAAGGTCAAAGAGTGCGTGGACTTCAAGGCCAACCTCAAGACcgtgaagaaggaggaggagaag aaggaggaggtgactGACTGGCGTAagaacgtggaggccaagtctGGAATGGAGGGCAGGAAGAAGCTGTTCGATGCAGGACAGTCGGTGTGA